A section of the Trichomycterus rosablanca isolate fTriRos1 chromosome 6, fTriRos1.hap1, whole genome shotgun sequence genome encodes:
- the LOC134317279 gene encoding LOW QUALITY PROTEIN: small ribosomal subunit protein uS9m-like (The sequence of the model RefSeq protein was modified relative to this genomic sequence to represent the inferred CDS: inserted 2 bases in 1 codon; substituted 1 base at 1 genomic stop codon) — MVTDSHSSLAGSRWLLKEELEQLLVENISDHDYARFIQLMERLLSXPYCSMEEEFVQQYRRQLEVQSSKQEIPALQHSEDGVAFSQADGRRKSSNASITLRDRGSGRIIINGKNYLQYFPILQDREQLMFPLHFVDMLGRFDVEVTVEGGGXSSQAGALRLAISRALLSFVSSKDVEFMRQVGLLTSDPRVRERKKPGQAGARKKFTWKKR, encoded by the exons ctCTCTGGCTGGGAGTCGATGGCTGTTAAAGGAGGAGCTGGAGCAGTTACTAGTGGAGAATATCTCCGACCATGAC taTGCTCGGTTCATCCAGCTGATGGAGAGGCTCTTGTCTTAACCCTACTGTTCCATGGAGGAGGAGTTTGTGCAGCAATACCGTCGACAACTGGAGGTTCAGTCCAGCAAGCAGGAGATCCCCGCTCTCCAGCACAGTGAGGACGGAGTGGCCTTCAGCCAGGCTGACG gaagGAGAAAATCTTCTAATGCCAGCATCACACTCAGAGACCGGGGCTCTGGTCGCATCATCATCAATGGAAAGAATTATCTTCAGTACTTCCCTATACTGCAGGACAG agAGCAGCTGATGTTCCCACTTCACTTTGTGGACATGTTGGGAAGGTTTGATGTGGAGGTCACTGTGGAAGGCGGTGG CTCTTCTCAGGCTGGTGCTCTGAGGCTGGCAATTTCACGTGCATTGCTTAGTTTTGTTTCTAGTAAAGATGTAGAGTTCATGAGGCAAG TAGGC CTGCTGACGTCCGACCCCAGAGTGAGAGAGAGGAAGAAGCCTGGCCAGGCTGGAGCCCGCAAGAAATTTACCTGGAAAAAGCGCTAG